Below is a window of Streptomyces sp. NBC_00223 DNA.
CGCCCGCGACGTCGAAGCGGCGCAGATGCAGGCCGAGCTGGACGAGCTGATCGAGGCCGAACGGGACAGCCTGCTCGATCTGTCGCGTACTGCCGCCGACCATCGCTGCCGTCTGCTGCGCGTCCGCGTGGTGGAACAGCCGCTTACGCCCTGCCTTCACTGGGAGTTGCACCTGCTGCGTGTGCGGGCCCAATGCGGCGAACTCATCAGTGTCTTCGGACCGGAGCACATCGCACGCTACGAACACAACGACCCGCTTCCGGAGTTGATCACTCCGGGCCCGGACACGGTCTACGACATCGGGTACAACACCAAGGGCGAGGCCGACGGAGCCGTGCGCTACGTGGACCCCGACATCAGGAACCGCACGGCCGACTTCATCGGCAGTCTGTACGAACTCGGCGAAGACGTGGAAGAGTTCTTCGCCCGCCAGGTGGCCGTCCTGCATCCGCCGCAAGGCGCCTGAGGCTCGCGCCGAAGAACCCCCGGTCAGGCAAAACGAAGAAGGGGAAGATGCCCGGCGGCGAAGAAGAACCGTCCGCCGCCCTGCCCTCGCACACCAGCACCGTCCGCTCCTCGCTCTCCGGCAGCATCGCCCACGAGGTCGTCCAGGCCCGCGATGTCCACGGCGGACTGCACTTCCACGCGCCTGCCGACGTATCCCCGCGCCCCGTGCCCCGGCAGTTACCCGCAGGCGTCCACGGATTCGTCGACCGAGCCGCCGAGAGCCGCGCGCTGGACCGTATGGTGGCCCGCAGACCCGGCGACGGCTCCTCCGGCGCCAGGATTCTGGTGATCACCGGTACCGCCGGCGTCGGCAAGACCTCCCTGGCGCTGCACTGGGCCCGCGGCGCCCATGAGAGCTTCCCGGACGGCCAGCTGTACGCGGACCTCCACGGCCACGATCCGCAGGTCCCCGTCGCTCCATGGCAAGTGCTTGAGCGGTTTCTGCGGGCCTTGGGAACACCCCCGACGGCGGTCGCAGCCGACAACGAACTCATGGCGGCCGCGTTCCGCTCCCAGGTGGCCGGCCGCAGACTGCTCCTGGCACTGGACAACGCCGCGACCGCGCCCAGGTACGTCCGCTGCTGCCCGGCACCGAACAGTGCCTCGTTCTCGTCACCAGCCGTCACCGGCTCACCGGTCTCGGTGTCCGCGAAGGTGCGCGGCACCTGACGCTCGGCACGCTGGAGGAGGACGCGGCCGTCGAACTGCTGGGCTCCGTCATCGCCGTACGATCCAACCAGAGCGGTACGACCCAGCTCTCCTGGCTGGCCGCGGACCAGCACGGAACGTCCAGCCTCGCGATGGACGCCACGACCCAGGCCATCACCAAGCGCTACAGCACCCCGTTCGGCGCGCCCCGCGGCACAGCTGCCACCACCTGGCCCGACGACAAGGCGTTCCTCGGCCAGCCCGCCGACACCGGCACCGGCCTCACCCACATCGGCGCCCGCGAATACGACCCGGCCATCGGCCGCTTCCTCAGCATCGACCCCCTCCTGGAAACCGACAAACCCCAAACCCTCAACGGCTACACCTACAGCGCCAACAACCCCGCCACCTTCAGCGACCCCGACGGCATGGGTGTCATGGAATGCATGACTGGCGTCATCACCGGATGCAGCAACGGCGTACCGACCGAGAAGTCGACCTATCACAAGGACCGTGATCGACAGGCACCCAAGACATCCAATGAAAGCGCTGGCCAGTATCCTCCGGTGCAGGCGGAGGACGCAAATCGGAAACCTTGGGGATCTGAGAAGCCCACAAGTAAGGACAATGAGACTTTCTACAAGGCTTCAGTGTTCGCCATGAGCTACATGGCCTTCATGAAGAATGGCAACGCGTATACCTTGCTCGAGCACTGGCTGGAGAACGACGGTACTCCAATGTATATAGACGTGACGCAGATGATGAACGATCTTCCCTCCTTGAGGGATAACATCGGAGGATACCTTCGCGTTGGCACCTTCGATTCAGGATGGAAATCATCTGGCGTCGTCAAGGACATTGGCAGGAGCGATGCAAACGCGCATTCTGTACGTGACTGGTATTACGCTTTGAATGGGTACCAGTACAGAGTTCGAGGGCATCTCAACTCGAAGGGCGGAACGCTGCATGGCTCTGTGACGGTGAATGTCTACAAGCGCTACAACTGGGGCAATCCTGCGGGCGGGACACACCGCGCCGACGTTGGGGCAAAGATATACGGTCACATAGTGGGGCCGAAGTTGGTGCAAAATGAGATGGCTCACCTCAACACCGTGGGACTGGCCCAGGACTTCGACGTTCTTGGGGAAGCGAAATTCAACGTTGGGTGAGAAATTCGAGGGACGGTGCTCAATGGGCAAGGGCTGGGGCCGAGGAGCTGCCGTGCTTGTTATAGCGGCCATGGTCGGGACGAGCGTTTGGTATTTTTTCATCCGCGCCGACCGATTCCCGCATGAGTATTCCGCCGGGGGTTCCACGGTGTCCCTCGATAGCGCGCTGTCCGAGCACAGGATCACCATCCCGTCTTCCGCGTCGGGGGTCGGGTACTACGCGAACGACGAGGTCGAGGACCACCTTCTGCGTTTGGATTTCGTGCTCCCTTGCGGCGACGTGCAGTCAATGATGGAGATAAACGGACTACTGGCCGTCGACGGTCAGACCGGACTGTCCGATGCCTCAGTGGTGACGGATGCCAGGGAACACGGCTGGAGTCGACGCTCGGACGACGTCTTCGCCGAGCGCCCGAAGAGCCCGGCCCTGGGAGAGTTGACTGCGATGTTCGCGCACGAAGCCGGGACCTGCCACGTCTACTTGGACGCGCTCATCTGACTGCGGCAATGTCATCGTTTGCCGTCAGCAACGGTCCCCTTCCACGGGGGCGCACGGGAGCGGGGCTGCTGCTGGGAGGGGGCAACGCCTCCAGGGTCCGCGGCTCCACGATCATCCCGGCAGCATCATGATGGGCCCGGACTGTGGTCGAGCCCACGCTGACCAGCGACAAGTCCACCAGGCCCCGCTTCGCCGCCTCAGCGATCGCACCCTGGAACACCGCGGTGAACACCCCGGCATCCCGCCACCGCCGAAACCGGCCGCAAACAGTGGACCAGTGCCCGAACCGTTCGGCCAACTCCCGTCACTCAACCACCAGGTCGTCATCGACGCCGACACCCGGCTCGTCGTCGCGGTCGGCAAGCCGCTGCCCGGCAACCGCAACGACTGCCTTGCCTGGGAGCAATCCGGCGCCAAGGACGCAGTCGGCCTGACGCCCACCGTGATCGCCGACGGCGGCTACCACAGCACCGGCCCGGTCATCCCGCACTACCGCAGACACAAGGACAAGATCCCGGCCGACTGGAAACAGGACCACAACGCCCGCCACCGCCACGCCCGTGCGCGCGTCGAGCACGTCTTCGCCCGCATGAAGAGCTGGAAGATCCTGCGCGACTGCCGCCTCAAGGGCGACGGCGTCCACCACGCCGTCCTCGGCATCGCACGCCTGCATAACCTCGCGCTCACCGGATGACGGAAACCCCGCCGGCCAACCAGCCCACCGAAGATCAATTGCGGGAACAACCTCTAGCACGGCGCACGTCCTCCTGGGAGTGGCGCAACGGGCTCGTGGTCTGACATCATCCGCGGCCTCCGGGCAGGAGGACACTGCCCGGAGGGCCGCCGTTCTTTGCCACTCCCGCTCATGAGGGGCGCTGAGCTGACGCGCGGTCACTACTTCTCCAACAGCCAGGTCAACTTCGCGCTGGTGATGGTAAGTACATCCACTCTCAATTCCGTGACCGCAACTGATCATCCCAAAGAGACTTTCCACGTCCCAAGCTCCGAACTTGAGATGAGACACTCGCATTTGCATGTCTCACCCCGGCCCTGCGGGAGCAGCTTCTCAGGGGTGGATTTCCCAGTCGACGCTGTGCCGCCCGGAGGAGTGCGCGTACTTCCGGGGCCGGTAATCCGTGAACGGCGTACCCGCTTCGAAGCAGTCGGCGAACCGTTCGAGCAACTCGGCGACGCCGGACGCCCATTCCGTGGCGTCGATGTCACCCGACCCGATGCCCATCTCGTAGACGCGACCGTACGTCGGCCCGGGGCGGTGGTCGACGAAGACAACGCCCGCGTCGTTGGAGTGCGCGATCGGCACCCATTGGTGGGGGTGGCCGTTGAGTTCGCCCTCCTCCCACAGGTCCGACGCGATGTTCTCCTCCCCGAAGTCCACCAGGTTCACGTGCTCCGAGGCGATGCGGTCCGTGTGGTTGAGCCGGTACCCCAGCAGAAAGGCCCCGGGCTGGAACGGGTCCCGGTCCCCCGTGGGTTGCAGCTCGGCGACACCGTTGTGCCGCTCCAGCAAGGCCCTCACCTCCGGGTGGAGCCGAAAGCCGAGTTGCGCTTCGAGCCTCGTCAACTCCTCGACGCTGGCGGCCGGTTGGAGGGCGACGAAGTCGGCGGGCGAGTACGCCGACAGCTGGGACGAGAAGCGCCCCCAC
It encodes the following:
- a CDS encoding ATP-binding protein; protein product: MPGGEEEPSAALPSHTSTVRSSLSGSIAHEVVQARDVHGGLHFHAPADVSPRPVPRQLPAGVHGFVDRAAESRALDRMVARRPGDGSSGARILVITGTAGVGKTSLALHWARGAHESFPDGQLYADLHGHDPQVPVAPWQVLERFLRALGTPPTAVAADNELMAAAFRSQVAGRRLLLALDNAATAPRYVRCCPAPNSASFSSPAVTGSPVSVSAKVRGT
- a CDS encoding RHS repeat-associated core domain-containing protein, whose product is MDATTQAITKRYSTPFGAPRGTAATTWPDDKAFLGQPADTGTGLTHIGAREYDPAIGRFLSIDPLLETDKPQTLNGYTYSANNPATFSDPDGMGVMECMTGVITGCSNGVPTEKSTYHKDRDRQAPKTSNESAGQYPPVQAEDANRKPWGSEKPTSKDNETFYKASVFAMSYMAFMKNGNAYTLLEHWLENDGTPMYIDVTQMMNDLPSLRDNIGGYLRVGTFDSGWKSSGVVKDIGRSDANAHSVRDWYYALNGYQYRVRGHLNSKGGTLHGSVTVNVYKRYNWGNPAGGTHRADVGAKIYGHIVGPKLVQNEMAHLNTVGLAQDFDVLGEAKFNVG
- a CDS encoding SMI1/KNR4 family protein, yielding MTRTDLVAFDQAWGRFSSQLSAYSPADFVALQPAASVEELTRLEAQLGFRLHPEVRALLERHNGVAELQPTGDRDPFQPGAFLLGYRLNHTDRIASEHVNLVDFGEENIASDLWEEGELNGHPHQWVPIAHSNDAGVVFVDHRPGPTYGRVYEMGIGSGDIDATEWASGVAELLERFADCFEAGTPFTDYRPRKYAHSSGRHSVDWEIHP